The genomic region TACCGCTACGAAATCATTATCTACTGGAGTGAGCCGGATCAGGCCTTTGTCGCCGAGGTGCCGGAGCTTCCGGGATGCGCCGCCGATGGGCCGACGTACAGCGCGGCCCTCGCCGAGGCCGAAGTCGCAATCCAGCAATGGATCGAGACAGCGCGCGAGCTCGGTCGCGACATCCCCACACCACGCGGGCGACTGCTCTACGCGTAGCGGGTCGGGATCTCGACCCGCAATCGAACGTGCGCTGCTGCAGACAAGCGATCTGAGGATGGCGCCCGCTAACGCGGGCGCTTCTATTTGATCGCTTGCAGCAGA from Gemmatimonadaceae bacterium harbors:
- a CDS encoding type II toxin-antitoxin system HicB family antitoxin, with protein sequence MPDYRYEIIIYWSEPDQAFVAEVPELPGCAADGPTYSAALAEAEVAIQQWIETARELGRDIPTPRGRLLYA